A portion of the Acidisoma sp. PAMC 29798 genome contains these proteins:
- a CDS encoding exopolysaccharide biosynthesis polyprenyl glycosylphosphotransferase — MLAEMAMTRPGVPAKAKLGFSPITCALSLGVADGLAVTLCILIVAIGCGLLPAAIAPADAFGHFASFRDVAVLYAATIAYVVFNGRYNQRVPFWTELKLIFHASFWAVAAELVVAILNRDIVDRVPTMAVFTLFPIIATFANAMTKYLLSKAGVWTLSIVLVGEGASAIAAEAALASDPGLGFEIVGRVDPVELTVRRGGPLLWPLIDRFRADRILFALDGDKTLQRKLIESALRERIPFAIAPESHALPAAAWEATRFFSHDVVMLSFRHGASRPLAQVVKTVLDVSAALILLILTSPIFLVVALMNLRSGGPMFFAHRRLGIGGQSFPCLKFRTMVVDGDRVLQEALAKDPALAAEWEANQKLRRDPRVTPVGRFLRKTSLDELPQLINVLLRHMSLVGPRPIVENEARFYGDDIAHYYGTRPGVTGLWQVSGRSNTSYARRVQLDVWYVNNWTVWLDIAVLLKTFPAVLGRSGAH; from the coding sequence GTGTTAGCCGAGATGGCGATGACGCGGCCTGGCGTTCCAGCCAAGGCCAAGCTTGGCTTCTCACCCATCACATGCGCTTTGTCACTCGGCGTCGCGGATGGCCTCGCCGTCACGCTCTGCATCCTGATCGTGGCGATCGGCTGCGGCCTTCTTCCGGCCGCGATCGCACCCGCCGATGCCTTTGGGCATTTTGCGTCCTTCCGGGATGTCGCCGTTCTGTATGCCGCGACGATCGCTTATGTCGTCTTCAATGGCCGATACAATCAGCGTGTCCCGTTCTGGACCGAGCTGAAACTGATTTTCCATGCGAGCTTCTGGGCTGTCGCGGCGGAGTTGGTGGTCGCTATCCTGAACCGGGACATTGTCGATCGCGTTCCGACCATGGCGGTGTTCACCCTCTTCCCGATCATCGCGACATTCGCCAATGCCATGACGAAATATCTGTTGTCGAAGGCTGGCGTTTGGACGCTTTCCATCGTGCTTGTCGGCGAAGGCGCGAGCGCCATTGCTGCGGAGGCAGCCCTTGCATCGGACCCCGGCCTCGGCTTCGAAATCGTTGGCCGCGTCGATCCCGTTGAGCTGACGGTTCGTCGTGGTGGCCCGCTGCTATGGCCGCTGATCGATCGCTTTCGCGCCGACCGCATTCTTTTCGCCCTCGACGGTGACAAGACACTGCAAAGGAAGCTGATCGAATCGGCGCTTCGCGAACGCATTCCTTTTGCCATTGCCCCTGAGTCCCACGCCCTGCCCGCCGCCGCTTGGGAAGCGACCCGCTTCTTCAGCCATGACGTCGTCATGCTGTCCTTCCGGCATGGGGCGTCTCGGCCGCTGGCTCAGGTCGTGAAGACGGTCCTCGACGTCTCTGCCGCGCTGATCCTGCTGATCTTGACGAGCCCCATCTTCCTGGTCGTCGCGCTGATGAACCTGCGGAGCGGCGGGCCGATGTTCTTTGCGCATCGCCGCCTTGGCATCGGCGGGCAGTCTTTCCCGTGCCTGAAGTTCCGCACGATGGTGGTGGATGGCGATCGCGTTTTGCAGGAGGCGCTTGCGAAGGATCCGGCTCTCGCCGCCGAATGGGAAGCGAACCAGAAGCTGCGCCGCGACCCGCGCGTGACGCCGGTCGGTCGTTTTCTGCGCAAGACGAGCCTCGATGAATTGCCGCAGCTCATCAACGTGCTCCTTCGGCACATGAGCCTGGTCGGGCCGCGCCCGATTGTGGAGAACGAGGCACGCTTTTATGGGGATGACATCGCCCATTACTACGGCACACGCCCCGGCGTGACGGGTCTTTGGCAGGTGAGCGGCCGCAGCAATACCTCCTACGCCCGGCGCGTTCAGCTCGACGTTTGGTATGTCAACAACTGGACTGTCTGGCTGGACATCGCGGTGCTTCTGAAGACCTTCCCGGCGGTGCTGGGACGCAGCGGGGCGCATTGA